Sequence from the Cucumis sativus cultivar 9930 chromosome 1, Cucumber_9930_V3, whole genome shotgun sequence genome:
CTAATGTTGtaattttatctttgtttcaatttaattcttagtttcgattttcattaaataccaattaatagacattaatgtctattaattgatttaaaatagttgTGAAGTGAtgattgaaatttagttttaatagtgatacataaataatcaaacttaattaatcataCTCTTTTAGGATGGAAGGTGAGTATTTAGCTGATGTTAAACCTTAAAAtgtaaatcttgaaaaatcaaaacaaaaacaaaaaaatgactaaatttaaaccaaacttagaaactaaataaaaattagatttaaagcTTAAAGAccataataaaacaaaagtcaataaaattgtaacggattaaattaaaaacaaactcaaaataaaagtcttgaatatttaatattttgaaaaatgtggaccaaataaaaagttaacaGAGGtgtaaaaaaggaaaaaaaatatttattcaactCCGAAccattaattttatcaatttagaccttgtatttttacaaaaacataaatataaacttcaaattttaatttaagttttaaattgatacattgaagcaataattaatttaagatttaaatttatacaacatacaaagttttataatataaatatttgtatatggaaaaaaaaaaccaaaaacttattGGTGGAAAAGGAATTATAATTTTAGGAAAAGCAATTCCCGAAGACGCAAACTCTCACATGTGaaagtgaaacaaacaaacaaagttGGAAAGTTCGTAGATATTGAAACTTTGATTCCTTGACAAACCacttatattaaatttcttggAAAAGCACTGCCCAATCCAAAACTACTTTTCCAAACGGAAAGACGACAACCAATGATTAACAATTCCATAATATACAATCTTTTGTATCATAAATTATGAAGACCAAGACGTAGACTCAGAGCCAAAAGAGCAGAGAACCATAATCGGAGCTAAGGGAAAAAGATGGCTCACCTGAAGCTTGAAGGCGCCATTAATTTGAAGGAAGATCTCATCGCAACCGCTTGCTCTGCCGCCATTAAAGCTCACAAGCATCCTGAGAAGCCATTTCTTCTTGATAAAACTAGAGATTCCTCCATCATTAGCTTCGCCGGATCTTCGTCGCCGGAAGCCTGGTTCTCTGCTTCCGATTCGTCTTTTGGAGAAACCAAAATCGATACTCAGCTGTTTCCGTCAGTCAGGAGCATCGGCGTCGATGATTATGCCGTCGTCAATTCCGCATTTCTTCGGAGATTCCAGGGGATTTTGGGGAAGCTTAAGGAGGTACCATTACTATTATTTGCCCTAATTTGGTACTTTTTATTCTTCACATTTGCTTTcttaagttatttatttactttcttcaataaattttggctaatctaattatatattttaatctcaaattttctatttaataattttccaaagtattcttttatactttttctcatttcagTTGGAGTAATGATAAGTTTCAAATGCAAACTTAATAAATGCTCTTAATTTGATTCACTTAGGGGAAATGGAGTTccatgaaaataattttaagtcCCACAAggtttgttatatacttaCTCGTAGAAGTTTAAGATGATgataaatttagatatttcattaaaattaaagttaaagaTGACTCTGcgttcaaaattttaaataatatgatctaaattgaaaaaaaaaaaatcaagtttagaGTGTTAACACTGTTATAAATATTCTATTATAAATTGCAATAAAAAGCATTTTTGTATGGGTAGACTAATAATCGAGTAAGGAAACATGAcctatacaaatatattttcaaattttaggatgaaaaaagaaaaattattataaataataaaactggAAGTcactcaaaatatattttgatttatatattttgattcaatcTAAACAGACCATCAATCCAAATAGCCCTCAATAATCACCAAGAGggttgctatattttgtatttgaaaatcgTCTTGAGATAACGAATAGATAACaagtagttttattttaaaaaacaacaataaataggctttcttgaaaaatataggacaaaaattagatatttgaaGGTATGAACACAAAaagttgaataaaattttgctttgaCATTTTTGCAATGCTATGATTACAACAAAGATGATTAGGTATCGTACTCCATATTTAGAAATTGCATTATTTCCCTATGCAATTTCAATAAATCCAGGCTTCCAACAAAACCCTATCACTTCTCTTAACTATTGAGGGATTTCGTTTTCTCAGGTTCTGAGAGTGAACAAGTCTGTGGTGTTTACCGGCCACTCAGCCGGAGGTTCGATAGCCATTCTTGCAACCATCTGGCTGTTGGAACAGCAAAGAAACCCAGACTCAAACCCATACACCAACTTCACTCCTACATGTATCACATTTGGATCTCCCCTTGTTGGTAACTTCATTTTCTACCATGCTCTCAAAAGGGAGAAATGGTCCACCCAATTTGTGCACTTTGTCACCAGATACGACATCGTTCCACGAATCCATCTTGCTCCTCTGTCATCCTTACAACCACAACTACAAACCATCCTCAACTGCCTGAACTCGAGATCACTTGGGTCAACAGTGAATGGAAACGTAGCTACCGAATTCTTTATGACGGTGATGAGGAATGCATCGGCTGTGGTAAGCAACGCTGCATGTCGTCTCATGGGAAACACTAACCTTTTGCTAGACACATTGCAAAGCTTTGTGAAATTGAGTCCTTATAGCCCTTTTGGCACATACATTTTCTTCACTGAGAGTGAGAAAGCGGTGGTGGTGACCAACCCAGATGCTGTTTTACAAATACTATTCTATGCTTGTCAGTTGAGCTCTGAGAGCGAATGTGATCACATTGCTCAACAGAGTTTAAAGGCCCATTGGGGTTATGAATCTAAAATGCAGCAAAACTTGGAGCTACTGCATGCCATTCGCCTAGATGAATTGGCTAAGCTGCCATTGTCCTTAACAGGCAGGAACACGGCAATAACTGAAGCATTGAATGAACTTGGCCTAGTAAGTTCTCTAATCTTCTTGCTCTCTCCATCTTTATCTCTCATATTATATTCTTCGACTCCTATACCTAAGAAGACAAATACACATGAAATATAGATACAATAAAATACACCCAATGTTCAATGCACCAAATCACATTATGAAAAGTATCTAAAAGTATCAATACTGATTTTTTGCCTTACCTAAAGGATAAGGTATCCCTAACGGGACTTGGTACAATGAACTCTAACCATCAAATGTGAAATTACAGAGTACAAGAGCTTTATTGAATCTTCGGGCAGCAGGCGCATATGAAGAGCAGAAAAcgagaaataaagaaaggatGGAAGTAAAGAAACAGAATATCGAGGATCATTTGAATTGGCTAGAAGTAGATTACAGAGCTGTTTGTAAGGTTGATGGTTTCGGATACTATGATGTATTTAAACTCCAGAAGGATCCAATAGATTTCCAAGCTAATATCAAGAGACTTGAACTAGCAGGTATATGGGATGAGACTGTAGAAATGCTCAAAAGATACGAGCTCCCAGAGGAATTTGAGGGCGACGATGAATGGATAAAACTCGGAACCAGGTTTCGCCGTCTTGTTGAGCCTCTAGATATTGCTAACTACTATAGACATTCAAAGAATGATGACACTGGTCCTTATCTGATAAAAGGAAGGCCGAAACGTTACAGATTTACACAAAGAT
This genomic interval carries:
- the LOC101214385 gene encoding protein EDS1L: MAHLKLEGAINLKEDLIATACSAAIKAHKHPEKPFLLDKTRDSSIISFAGSSSPEAWFSASDSSFGETKIDTQLFPSVRSIGVDDYAVVNSAFLRRFQGILGKLKEVLRVNKSVVFTGHSAGGSIAILATIWLLEQQRNPDSNPYTNFTPTCITFGSPLVGNFIFYHALKREKWSTQFVHFVTRYDIVPRIHLAPLSSLQPQLQTILNCLNSRSLGSTVNGNVATEFFMTVMRNASAVVSNAACRLMGNTNLLLDTLQSFVKLSPYSPFGTYIFFTESEKAVVVTNPDAVLQILFYACQLSSESECDHIAQQSLKAHWGYESKMQQNLELLHAIRLDELAKLPLSLTGRNTAITEALNELGLSTRALLNLRAAGAYEEQKTRNKERMEVKKQNIEDHLNWLEVDYRAVCKVDGFGYYDVFKLQKDPIDFQANIKRLELAGIWDETVEMLKRYELPEEFEGDDEWIKLGTRFRRLVEPLDIANYYRHSKNDDTGPYLIKGRPKRYRFTQRWLEHNKKMSDPSEESTLWAKVEEIRIKTKTKMYAECSREIIELERKMKRWINEIEDDMLLKKSTFMEWWKTLPEHHRSQSCIKDDIERMVNDNNATNTM